From one Triticum urartu cultivar G1812 chromosome 3, Tu2.1, whole genome shotgun sequence genomic stretch:
- the LOC125548996 gene encoding abscisic acid and environmental stress-inducible protein-like produces MSWWKSKSHFSADSQDSSSDGAYRGGKERSPSRRKKSDEDEEEYRPHAGYGANTNRGGANEGGGGGYNNGYGGGGSYSNGNGGITPYNGGGGYNSNSSYGNGGGGYNNNSSYGNGGGGYNNNSSYGNGNGGDGYNNAPSWASQDTGGRTPMYINTREVHVYGAPQNDDDYNGDQKRRGGGGGGSGFFGPAFHAVGHFVDRRFGLDDRN; encoded by the coding sequence ATGTCGTGGTGGAAGTCCAAGTCGCACTTCAGCGCCGACAGCCAGGACTCGAGCTCCGACGGCGCGTACCGCGGAGGTAAGGAACGCTCGCCGTCACGTCGCAAGAAGTCcgacgaagacgaggaggagtaCCGCCCCCACGCAGGCTACGGCGCCAACACCAACCGCGGCGGGGCCAACGAAGGCGGGGGCGGCGGCTACAACAACGGCTACGGCGGCGGTGGCTCGTACAGCAACGGCAACGGCGGTATCACGCCCTACAACGGCGGCGGTGGCTACAACAGCAACTCTTCCTACGGCAACGGCGGCGGTGGCTACAACAACAACTCTTCCTACGGCAACGGCGGCGGTGGCTACAACAACAACTCTTCCTACGGCAACGGCAACGGCGGCGACGGGTACAACAACGCTCCCAGCTGGGCATCCCAGGACACCGGCGGCCGGACGCCGATGTACATAAACACCAGAGAGGTCCACGTCTATGGGGCGCCGCAGAACGACGACGACTACAACGGCGACCAGAAgaggcgtggcggcggcggcgggggcagcGGGTTCTTCGGTCCGGCCTTCCATGCCGTCGGCCATTTCGTCGATCGCAGGTTCGGCCTCGACGATAGGAACTGA